A region of Streptomyces sp. WMMC500 DNA encodes the following proteins:
- the secF gene encoding protein translocase subunit SecF yields the protein MSRLGTLGARLYRGEAGYDFVAKRFLWYGVSVLITVIAVAGFFIRGLNMGIEFEGGAVFTTPKTETSVSQAQEVAEDASGHQAIVQELGSGKLRIQVSSIETQQSDKVKSALAEELNVDAGQINDQLVGPSWGEQIANKAWQGLAIFMVLVVIYLAIAFEWRMALSALVALIHDLTITVGVYTIVGFEVTPGTVIGLLTILGYSLYDTVVVFDGLKESTKDITKQTGFTYREAANRSLNGTLVRSINTTVVALLPVAGLLFIGGGVLGGGMLNDIALSLFVGLAAGAYSSIFIATPLVVDFKERDPAIKAHNKRVAARRASDARAAARGEKASARREDGPGAAAVEDAEPQDDPRAPEPAGQGVVGSPRAEGRRQQPVSRQRGRGRPSGSRGGRSGGKRR from the coding sequence ATGTCGCGCCTCGGCACCCTCGGCGCCCGCCTCTACCGCGGTGAGGCCGGCTACGACTTCGTTGCGAAGCGGTTCCTCTGGTACGGCGTCTCCGTCCTCATCACGGTCATCGCGGTCGCCGGCTTCTTCATCCGCGGCCTGAACATGGGCATCGAGTTCGAGGGCGGCGCGGTCTTCACCACCCCGAAGACCGAGACCTCGGTCTCGCAGGCCCAGGAGGTCGCCGAGGACGCCTCGGGCCACCAGGCCATCGTCCAGGAGCTGGGCAGCGGGAAGCTCCGCATCCAGGTCAGCAGCATCGAGACGCAGCAGTCCGACAAGGTCAAGTCGGCGCTCGCCGAAGAGCTGAACGTCGACGCGGGGCAGATCAACGACCAGCTCGTCGGCCCCAGTTGGGGCGAGCAGATCGCGAACAAGGCGTGGCAGGGCCTGGCGATCTTCATGGTCCTCGTGGTGATCTATCTCGCCATCGCCTTCGAGTGGCGCATGGCGCTGTCGGCGCTCGTCGCGCTGATCCACGACCTGACGATCACGGTCGGCGTCTACACGATCGTCGGCTTCGAAGTCACCCCGGGCACGGTCATCGGCCTGCTGACCATCCTGGGTTACTCGCTGTACGACACGGTGGTGGTCTTCGACGGCCTCAAGGAGAGCACGAAGGACATCACCAAGCAGACGGGCTTCACCTACCGGGAGGCGGCCAACCGCAGCCTCAACGGCACGCTCGTCCGCTCCATCAACACCACCGTCGTCGCTCTGCTGCCGGTCGCCGGCCTGCTGTTCATCGGCGGCGGCGTGCTCGGCGGCGGCATGCTCAACGACATCGCGCTGTCGCTGTTCGTCGGCCTCGCGGCCGGCGCGTACTCCTCGATCTTCATCGCCACCCCGTTGGTCGTCGACTTCAAGGAGCGCGACCCCGCGATCAAGGCACACAACAAGCGCGTGGCCGCCCGCCGCGCCTCCGACGCCCGGGCCGCCGCCCGCGGCGAGAAGGCGTCGGCCCGGCGCGAGGACGGGCCCGGCGCGGCGGCGGTCGAGGACGCCGAGCCGCAGGACGACCCCCGCGCCCCCGAACCCGCGGGCCAGGGCGTCGTCGGGTCCCCGCGCGCCGAGGGCCGCCGGCAGCAGCCGGTGTC